One part of the Coffea eugenioides isolate CCC68of chromosome 10, Ceug_1.0, whole genome shotgun sequence genome encodes these proteins:
- the LOC113749008 gene encoding NAD(P)H-quinone oxidoreductase subunit M, chloroplastic, translating to MILSAMAAAATSQMASTNLSMLHFKGWGKRDLRKRKVLTVSAQEVDVQEDMKVEKEEEKEKQKQQQTLKQPRPVEPQINVRSKNMVREYGGQWLSSATRHVRIYAAYVDPETSEFDQTQMDKLTLILDPTDEFVWTDDTCNQVYSYFQELVDHYEGAELTEYTLRLIGSDIEHFIRKLLYKGEIQYNMNANVLNFSMGKPRIGFNYKDGQIQDVNL from the exons ATGATTCTGTCAGCTATGGCAGCTGCTGCTACTTCTCAAATGGCTTCAACAAACTTGTCCATGCTGCACTTTAAAGGATGGGGaaagagggatttaagaaaGAGGAAGGTTTTGACAGTTTCAGCTCAAGAAGTTGATGTTCAAGAGGACATGAAGgtagaaaaggaagaagaaaaggagaaacaGAAACAGCAGCAAACGCTAAAGCAGCCAAGACCAGTTGAACCACAAATCAACGTGAGAAGCAAGAACATGGTCAGAGAATATGGTGGGCAATGGCTTAGCTCTGCAACAAGACATGTTAGGATCTATGCAGCTTATGTTGACCCTGAAACTAGTGAATTTGATCAAACACAGATGGACAAACTCACTCTTATTCTTGATCCTACTGATGAGTTCGTTTGGACTGATGATACTTGTAATCAAGTTTACTCTTATTTCCAAGAACTTGTGGATCATTACGAG GGTGCTGAACTAACGGAATATACGCTTCGTCTGATTGGTTCAGACATAGAGCACTTCATACGGAAGCTACTGTATAAAGGAGAAATACAGTACAACATGAATGCAAATGTGCTCAACTTCAGCATGGGGAAACCACGAATTGGCTTTAACTACAAGGATGGACAAATTCAAGATGTAAACTTGTAA
- the LOC113749505 gene encoding transcription termination factor MTEF18, mitochondrial — MLILKISKRVPESMISQLNNLLKFPPITEKRLALQSHTPFFLSLRRIQIKCFHSSGPVRCPKVALVESPLPISSSVIKISRVARSDAQAALFEYLHYTRGFTYMDAEHISKNSPHFVENLVMKVENEQDVSRALSKLLRYYPINEFEPFLESLGLRPTELSLFLPANLIFLADDHMLLDNFHVLCDYGIPRVEIGKIYKEAAEIFGYEFGRLNTKLRAYEDLGLSKPTVIKLVTSCPSILVGDVNKELVDVLNKLTELGFQRDWIGGYLSSRHSYSWNRMLDTMTFLVEVGFGDMQIGDLIRKNPAFLLEGSGKQIYVLFGRLLKLGLKMNEVYLLLLENPEILSPKCAKNVWKALYFLFEIGMETDHIAKFLRTHIQLLASHSLKGPKTVLRSLNGDRQKLLQVMSENPSKFFALAFKSNISSIEQIRAKNPGKMLQKTAFLLKLGYIENSDEMGKALKKFRGRGDQLQERFDCLVQAGLDSNVVVDMIRQAPTALNQSKDVLEKKIAYLISLGYPVVTIAAFPTYLCYDIGRINRRFNMYLWLKERGAVKSMISPSTLLACSEARFTKYFVDVHPEGPLKWESLKKSSLSS; from the coding sequence ATGCTAATTCTCAAAATCAGCAAAAGAGTGCCTGAAAGTATGATTTCCCAGCTCAATAACCTGTTAAAGTTTCCCCCAATCACTGAAAAAAGATTAGCTTTACAGAGCCATACTccgttttttctttctttaagaaGGATTCAAATTAAGTGCTTCCATAGTTCTGGACCAGTTCGTTGTCCAAAAGTTGCACTGGTTGAATCTCCGTTGCCCATTTCTAGTTCTGTGATTAAAATTTCGCGGGTTGCGAGGAGTGATGCACAGGCTGCACTTTTTGAGTACTTGCACTATACTAGAGGATTCACTTATATGGATGCAGAGCATATTAGTAAGAATTCGCCCcattttgttgaaaatttggtAATGAAGGTGGAAAATGAGCAGGATGTTTCGAGGGCATTGTCCAAGTTATTGAGATATTATCCCATAAATGAGTTTGAACCATTTTTAGAGAGCTTGGGATTGAGACCAACTGAACTTTCACTTTTCCTTCCGGCCAACTTGATATTTCTGGCTGATGATCATATGCTTCTTGATAATTTTCATGTTCTTTGTGATTATGGTATTCCTCGTGTGGAGATAGGGAAGATCTACAAGGAAGCAGCTGAAATTTTTGGATATGAGTTTGGAAGGTTAAATACCAAGTTGAGGGCTTATGAGGATTTAGGTCTTAGTAAACCTACCGTGATAAAGTTGGTTACTTCTTGTCCTTCAATTTTGGTTGGTGATGTGAACAAGGAACTTGTTGACGTTCTTAATAAGCTGACAGAACTGGGGTTTCAAAGGGACTGGATTGGGGGTTATCTCTCCAGCAGACACAGTTACAGTTGGAACAGGATGCTTGACACAATGACTTTTCTTGTTGAAGTTGGTTTTGGTGATATGCAGATTGGGGATTTGATTAGGAAAAATCCTGCATTTCTGCTTGAAGGTTCAGGGAAGCAGATATATGTATTGTTTGGTCGGTTACTCAAATTGGGCCTTAAGATGAATGAGGTCTATCTTTTGTTGTTGGAAAATCCGGAGATTCTATCACCAAAATGTGCCAAAAATGTTTGGAAAGCATTGTATTTCCTGTTTGAAATAGGAATGGAAACGGATCATATTGCAAAATTTCTACGTACCCACATTCAACTTTTGGCTTCACATTCTTTAAAAGGGCCAAAGACTGTGTTGAGAAGTTTAAATGGTGACAGGCAGAAGTTACTTCAAGTTATGAGTGAAAACCCCTCAAAGTTTTTTGCTTTGGCTTTTAAATCAAATATCAGTAGCATTGAGCAGATACGGGCCAAGAATCCGGGCAAAATGTTGCAGAAAACTGCATTTCTGTTGAAATTAGGTTATATCGAAAACTCAGATGAGATGGGAAAAGCATTAAAGAAGTTCCGGGGCAGGGGAGATCAGTTACAGGAGAGGTTTGATTGCTTGGTGCAAGCTGGATTGGACTCCAATGTTGTAGTAGATATGATCAGGCAAGCTCCTACAGCTTTAAATCAGTCCAAAGATGTGCTTGAGAAAAAAATTGCCTATTTGATAAGTTTAGGATACCCTGTTGTGACCATTGCAGCATTTCCCACATATCTCTGCTATGATATAGGGAGAATTAACCGGAGATTTAATATGTATTTGTGGCTGAAAGAAAGAGGTGCTGTAAAGTCCATGATATCTCCAAGCACACTTCTTGCTTGTTCAGAGGCACGCTTTACAAAATATTTTGTTGATGTACATCCAGAAGGTCCATTGAAATGGGAAAGTTTAAAAAAGTCATCATTGTCAAGCTAG